One part of the Megachile rotundata isolate GNS110a chromosome 16, iyMegRotu1, whole genome shotgun sequence genome encodes these proteins:
- the LOC143266086 gene encoding uncharacterized protein LOC143266086 translates to MEQVDEDAASDAEHPGPGCSVTDLSVYQGTIDDDTACNMDNGIMNFYLPLEDASTKCPAYFKIGRLIQIMCIKDLAKHIREYHITDDIIYTCSSCKRTFDKLHGWRCHYSKCKGPMAPDSDTQEQNQFICQACSRSFETKIGLSMHERHAHPDVRNDKRAAQFYNEGRKGARRKVWSIEEEEGLKVLNERFKDNRFPNVEIRKFFPDKTLKQISDKRIEIMKKEATARLNEEAEDENVNIENVLLVDNRDVNSTEINYIDDNLNNLDLNLDHNNEVDLGLINLTNSINERAEVPPGAVEVLNNLELYWKQYCSDKDVEQLKNGINEFLANKLIPYMLANENNEEIQEEHINTNERKRYNKTFNNTSNRKRNKNNKKRRNVCRNINNNENKNNNNNNYKYKNTSNKRKTLNYARCQDLYKNCPTKLADIVVNDQLSNLIENQPLPETKEISDLYNKLWGVKGPLDNNNKQFIRCDDEIPIERILIPITSTEITNKINKLKNKTAAGPDGILKRHLLVPGMPNILSKLFNILLTINYILEKWKINRTTLIPKMGKNLKDIKNWRPITIGSILNRIFSSLLDYRLRLNIKQFQRQKGFSEESGCRFNILLLNELITKAKMLNGGVFQILDISKAFDTVPHAIIISGLKRRGVSEKICELVKDMYTNCTTEIKTNDKNNKILIKLERGVKQGDPLSPLLFNLSIEALLEYIENSSQGISVSENEKVATLAFVDDIGIISQDRKEAQTQINKVVE, encoded by the exons ATGGAACAAGTTGACGAAGACGCGGCCTCGGACGCAGAGCACCCCGGTCCCGGTTGCTCTGTGACGGATTTATCCGTTTACCAGGGGACTATTGATGACGACACGGCATGTAACATGGATAACGGTATAATGAACTTCTACCTTCCGCTAGAGGACGCTAGTACTAAATGCCCAGCGTACTTTAAAATAGGCCGCTTAATACAAATAATGTGTATTAAAGACCTAGCCAAACACATTAGGGAATATCACATTACTGACGATATAATCTATACATGCAGTAGTTGTAAGAGAACGTTTGACAAGCTCCATGGATGGAGATGTCACTACTCAAAATGTAAGGGGCCTATGGCACCTGATAGTGATACTCAGGAGCAGAATCAATTTATATGTCAGGCATGTAGTAGATCGTTTGAAACAAAAATCGGCCTCTCTATGCACGAAAGACATGCTCATCCAGACGTTAGGAATGACAAAAGAGCAGCACAATTTTATAACGAGGGAAGAAAAGGAGCTAGAAGGAAGGTCTGGAGTATAGAGGAAGAGGAAGGATTAAAAGTCTTAAATGAGAGATTCAAAGATAATAGATTTCCGAATGTTGAAATACGCAAATTCTTCCCGGACAAAACATTAAAACAAATTAGTGATAAGAGAATAGAAATCATGAAAAAGGAGGCGACGGCTAGGTTAAATGAAGAAGCGGAagatgaaaatgtaaatatagaaaatgtCTTATTAGTAGATAATAGGGATGTAAATAGTactgaaattaattatatagaCGATAACTTGAATAATTTAGATTTAAATTTAGATCATAATAACGAAGTAGATTTAGGATTAATAAACTTAACAAATAGTATAAACGAGAGGGCCGAGGTCCCTCCTGGTGCAGTGGAGGTACTAAATAACCTAGAATTGTACTGGAAACAGTATTGCAGTGATAAGGACgttgaacaattaaaaaacgGTATAAACGAATTTCTAGCGAATAAATTAATCCCGTACATGTTAGCAAacgaaaataatgaagaaataCAAGAAGAacatattaataccaacgaacGAAAACGCTATAATAAGACATTTAACAACACATCGAACAGAAAAagaaataagaacaataagaaaagaagaaatgtatgtagaaatattaataacaatgaaaataaaaataataataataacaattacaaGTATAAGAATACAAGTAATAAAAGGAAAACCCTAAATTACGCTAGATGTCAAGATTTGTATAAGAACTGTCCAACGAAACTGGCTGATATCGTAGTAAATGACCAGTTATCTAATTTGATAGAAAATCAACCTCTTCCGGAAACTAAAGAAATTAGTGacctatataataaattatgggGTGTAAAGGGCccccttgataataataataaacaatttattagGTGTGACGATGAGATACCAATTGAAAGAATTTTAATACCAATAACTTCAACGGaaataactaataaaattaataaactaaaaaataaaacagcAGCAGGCCCCGATGGAATATTAAAGAGGCACTTACTCGTACCAGGCATGCCAAACATTCTCAGTAAGCTATTCAATATactattaacaataaattatatacttGAGAAATGGAAAATTAATAGGACTACTCTTATTCCGAAAATGGGTAAGAatttaaaagatattaaaaactGGCGGCCCATAACTATAGGTTCAATTTTGAATAGAATATTTTCGAGTTTGTTAGATTATAGATTAAGATTGAATATAAAACAATTTCAACGACAAAAGGGTTTCTCGGAAGAAAGTGGTTgtagatttaatattttactacttaATGAGCTTATAACGAAAGCAAAAATGCTTAATGGTGGCGTATTTCAAATCTTGGATATTTCTAAGGCCTTTGATACCGTGCCCCATGCCATCATTATTAGTGGTCTTAAAAGGAGGGGAGTTTCCGAAAAGATTTGTGAGCTTGTAAAAGATATGTACACGAACTGCACCACAGAGATTAAGACTAATGACAAAAATAACAAGATTCTAATTAAGCTGGAACGAGGGGTCAAACAGGGTGACCCGTTATCGCCACTTTTATTTAATCTAAGCATAGAGGCCCTGCTAGAATACATCGAGAATAGCAGCCAAGGTATTTCGGTCTCTGAAAATGAAAAAGTCGCAACTCTAGCGTTTGTGGACGATATTGGAATTATATCTCAAGACCGTAAAGAAGCACAAACACAAATAAATAAGGTGGTTGA ATAG